A section of the Candidatus Methylomirabilis tolerans genome encodes:
- a CDS encoding PIN domain-containing protein, with protein sequence MIPSDRVFCDTGFFFASLAGADRHYDRAGALLEECRAERIRMFSTWEVVSETVTLLTYRLHPQAAVEFLDTMKPVLSLVPITDEILTEAEQVFRRQVRSRRFSFCDAISFVIVTTLLDNIPCLSFDEDFKALGLTVIG encoded by the coding sequence GTGATTCCTTCTGACCGTGTCTTTTGCGACACAGGATTTTTCTTTGCCTCGCTCGCAGGAGCTGATCGTCACTACGATCGTGCCGGAGCGCTGCTTGAAGAGTGCCGCGCCGAGCGCATTCGCATGTTCTCTACGTGGGAGGTGGTCAGCGAGACCGTCACGCTGCTGACCTACCGCCTGCATCCTCAGGCTGCTGTCGAATTTCTGGATACTATGAAACCCGTGCTCTCACTTGTGCCGATCACCGACGAGATCCTCACGGAAGCGGAACAGGTGTTTCGCCGGCAGGTAAGGTCGCGGCGGTTCTCATTCTGTGATGCGATCTCCTTCGTCATTGTGACTACGCTGTTGGACAACATTCCTTGCCTCTCCTTCGATGAGGACTTTAAGGCCTTAGGTCTCACCGTGATCGGGTAA